Sequence from the Cucumis sativus cultivar 9930 chromosome 1, Cucumber_9930_V3, whole genome shotgun sequence genome:
aaaaaaaaaggtgtgcAAATCTAGTCATAAGAATACGTTCACATTCAAAATGATACTGAAAGTCGTGTAAGAGACTAGACGTACACACTTTAAATGTGATGTTCACAAAGGATATTATTTCAACGACGTTAAATTGCATAGTGGGTAAAGTTAACACTTGACAAAATTTGGATACATGAGAAGATACTATGTATTTGTCTATTTAATAcgaacaaaaataagaaacgtCAAAttctctaaagaaaaaaaggacgAATGATAAGGTAAGGATGTGTGAGGGGTGTAGGGTAAATGAGGACATATATGATTACAACAATTAAGTTTAATAATATGTTGATTAAGAATGagtttaaatgatattttcaagtgtttaatttaaaaaataaattaaaattttgaagaagaatttgAATCCATTGAAAagtgataaaattatattttgttgggGGTATGaagatatatatgtttgatgaatatttgggaaaaaaagttgtaaagaaagaaagcattGAATTGGTGGATTATGGGCAATATGGACGGTGGCGTTTTGTGCAAAAACGTCTTTaagaggaaaaacaaaacacacacacataatTTAGAACAGCAGCCCTCAAATAATTGCAATTTTGTGTAGGGCCTTTGAATCATTTGTGtgttctcatttttcattattttactaaTAATAAGTAGacaattctttttctactcgaacaaaagaaaagtaaagtaaTAATTTCtgttttcgttttcaaaatttagatttaaaataaaaaaaaactattgaaatcggtaaaattggtaaaagtatttacaaaatattgataaaagtttAGAATCAAATTGTTTCAAACATTTCTACCCATTCAAATTATGTAAGACTAATTAGATTAAAAGttagaggaaaaataaaagtagctACTGCTTCATGCTTTGTAATGATATTATTTctagttctttttatttatatataaaatgcaCAATAAATCTTACAATATGTATCTttacaaacttagtttcatggttgtgtttaatttttttttttatctaaaatttcagaaaaataagaaataagaaaaatgatgatcCTGCAAAAagtaaggaaaagaaatagagaagtattttattttaggttattttcaaataaagcaaaatgaattaaaataatatttataaaatataacaaaaaaaagaaaggatagTTTAATGTCTATtctatatcatatttaaattgtgatattttattttattttaaaatatttttagagtgtttgtcatttaaaataatttttttattaaaaaacaataaaagaaaaacaaatggaaataGAAACTTATCAAACCGTtctatttagaaaatattcaaaaggaagaaacaaaaatgttatagtaatcaaactctaaatttctcccaaaccaacaaaaaaaaccttttgaatttttcttcaaaaaaatgaACAGTTCATTGAATCTCACAGCCCAATGtttctcaatcaaatatttgtgttttaagaaaaacaaacaaaatggaaatctttctcttcttttcccctattaattagaaaaagtgaGCTAAAAAATTGACTTACTAAGTTCGACAGTGAAGTTTGTTGCCATGTTTGTGAGACAATTCATAGCAACCGATATCTTCAAAATggttagttttaaaatcaaataagagCCGTCGTCAACCTTTTTTAAAGTATGATTGgacaatgaaacaaaataaaaaaatataaataaatcataataaaatatggtccaataaaactataattgaATTCATGAGTCATTTGTGTATGAAGAAGGGGTTAGCATCCCACAACACTCATTTAGACAACAGtggtcaaattttaaattttgaattgagatttttctttaatgtgTATTATTTTATCCCTAGTGACTCTAATAACTGaagcaatgatctcataaaataagtagATAAAATTCCATCTATCTATAAactatattgataaaatttatcacCTCAACAACGTGAGAAATTAGTACAAAGAGAATTTTGTGGAGtgtaaatatgaaaagtaCGTGACGTCAATGCATCATAAAATGTACCTACTAATATATTAACATGATTGTTCATAGGAGTAGTAGAGGTGAACTTATTTAGAGTTATTGTACTGAAAAGAGATCAGTAACATCAATATCTAacaaataatcataattaatttgttaattaaaaggCTAAAAAAATAGCCACTCATTAAATATCATAGACTAAATGGTAGAAAAACACCTCTTTAACTTTGtactttatttgaaaaatatctttccacttttaaaattttcattaataattctaaactttaaaagtaataataaaaaaaattatcttgattgatttttaattttcttaaaaattggTAGTACTCTATCTTAtaactttcaaaactttcattatCACTCTTATTCAGACAAACAACATCACACAAAAGTAACATAGATTAGAACTCTCAATAATCCTCCTACAAAAACTGACAGATCCCAAGTGTAAAATTCTCCCACCACACTTAATAGCAAATTGTCAATAATCACCCAATTAACGAAAACAACTACCACTTGACCATTCAATGAGTGTTTAATACGTTTGAATTGATACATAATCATACCTTTGCTCATTTCCAAAATAGTTTCCACCCAGAATCCTATATTAGTCTAATTCACCTTCTTACTTTTCAATACTTGTATTCTTGTTTGTTCATTAATgcattaaactttttatttaagaaaagttaaatACCGTcatggtaattttttttgtttaaattctaaatataactaatatagtctaaattcaaaaccataaaaattaattttgtaatttaattcatGAACAATTTGTAAGAACCATCCCTCAAGTTACCATTATacctttaaactttcaaagttaaaaattaaccctccaactttttaaacttttaaaatgatataggttttaggatttaattttgatcatttgtgagttcaatttttacaattattcCAAGTTTTTCAAGGTCCAATTTTAATACTTAGAGACCCAATTACTAgtattgaaagtttaaggatGGCGTTTGACACTCAAAGTATGAAAGAGTggaatgaattatttttgcaCAAATGTTATCATAATCTAAGCATTCtacttttttgttatttcttgtATATACTTTTTCGCTCATTTTCCCTTTCATTATTCCTTAACTCCACACCTTTCTTACATCACCATTCCTCACtccattttttacaatttttaccttactcaaatatatattataataactcataCTATAACATCctaaacacaaactataataactcacaaattataataactcatttAAGATGTGTGAATGTGTAATTACAAGATTCaccatattttgttttaggaGTGAATTTGTGCAATTTACCCTTAGTTCCAATTACATTTGCGTAGCTACATCAATAACGTAAAATGGTTGGCgtgtatcaaataatttagCTTCATTCAGAAAGTTTCTTTTGGatgtgatatatttttattgctGTAATCTCATCACATTTaattcaacaaataaataaatccatGATACTAAAGTAAGTTAATGAACCACTAAAATACACCACATCGTCCCATCCTCCTAcataaccaaaaccaaaacttaggcatagaaaaacaaatcctAATCCTACCAATTTTCGAATCTACGTCTATTGGTTATGATTAAGAATCAAACTGTAGTAGTCTCATCCAAGGATTCAAACCAAGCTAAGCCTGATGTATTAAGTCATTAGCATGTACAAACGTGCCATGAAAACCATAAGGTACTCTACTTGACAACTCCACACaagcttccaatttcaaaTCAGTGGCGTTCACAACCTGAAGCTCCgatctccatttcttttcatcgtgGACAAAAACCATTATATGcccatcatcttcttcctcacaACCAAAACCCATTTCTCTTCCCAAAAAATATGGCTCTCCCCCGTACCGTTCATCGCcataaatatacttttttaccTCTCCCGACGAAACATCCACCTTCGCAAACCCACACGCTTTCGGCCACGGATCTGTAATTGCCAAATAAACGTACTGGGTTTTCCTCCCGACTCGTTTCCGGTTCACGACTCCGACTTCTAGGTTCACGTGCTCCGATTCCGAAATGATTCGCCGGGAAGACGATTTCCCGGTCCTCAAATTGAACCGGATTTCGGTTAGAACCGCCTTGAATTCCTCGTCTCGTTCGTTGAAAATGGAATCCGGTGGGGTCATGCAAGACGCGATCACAACGATGTCGTCTGACTCTGTTTCTTCCCACGCATTCCACAGATGAAAACAGAATGTGTCAGCGGGAGAATCAACCCATGTGAGATTCGACGAGTCCGTTGCATTTTTCGGTAAGAACCCGAATCGGGGATTCTTTTTCTCGTCGTACACTACCGGAGATCCGCCGGAGAGCATTTTCTGAAGATTGAATACGACTTGCTGGTCTGGGATCACGACAAATTTCTCTGTTATGGCAAAATCGTGGATCATCGTCGGAATTTCTAATGGAATATCGATTTCCGGCGACATTTTACCATCTGGTGTCAACCGAAAGTGCTTAAGATACGGCTTGTGAGTGAAGTTGTAGCTAAGGGCAAAAAGCTCCCCGGAGTCTGGATCGATTTTAGGGTGAGCGACCATCGGAGAATTGAGTTGGCCCTCGAAATTATACCTCCCGATGGTGATCAAGTCGCCGGAAGGAGTGATACGGACTTGGTAAGGAAGGTCGTCTTCTGACATGGCCAGTAGACGGCCGTTGAAGTAAACTAACCCAGCGTTGGCGACTCCGGTGCCGCGACGGTGGTCGATTAATCCAAACAATCCTCGAGCGTAGAATAGAAGAAGACGAGCAATGCCGGAATGTCCATGAAGCTCACCGACGGCCTTAGGGAACACCGGGCGACCAATGGATTTTTCTTGGACGAGCCTCTCTGTTTGAGTGAACCTACAGGCGTAGCTGGCACGTCCTTCACCGATAGTGACAGCGTGAATCATGCCGTCGCCGTCGAAAAGGTGATGTCCGGAGAGGGGTTGGAAAAAAGGGTTTGCACCGTTTCGGAGATAGACCCCATTAATCCAATGGGGGATGACGCCAGTGACGGGAAGTGAGTGAGAAACTGGTTGTTCGGGAACGGGAGCGTAATTTCCGACGATTTGGAAATGTGGGTCGAAGTTCTTAGGAAGATTCCGGTTGTGGTTATTTAGAAAGGCTTGTTCGAGGATGTCGAAGGCCGTGGAAGCTACTTTTTGGAGTAAATTCCAGTGGGAAGGATGACGAGATTTGAAAGTGTAGTGTTCTGTGATTCTTGGCCCTTTGTTGGGCTGTTTCGGAAAATGGAACACAAACGGGGAGTTTACTTTTAGTGCCGATGAAATCACCTCTTTTCTTTGATTGGGCTTTTTCTTCACAATGTTTATGGGTTTTATTGGAAAGCCCAAGCCCTTTTGATCAAGTACAAAGTGGGGTGAGGTTGAAGTTGATGAGAATACCatagccttttctttttcttttggttcaAGAGAGAgcaattttatttctcttctccttttctttatttaaaaaaaaaaaaaaaggaatttgtagagagaaagagagattgaAATCTTGGAGGGGACAattgagagaaagaaggagGCATTTGTTTATATAGAGAAAGGAAGGATTTAGAAATTTGGTCCACCTTAGACAAATGTTGGAAAACAGCACGTGGCTATTTTGTTGAATTGGCATTTGGTATGTCAAACCTCTCTTCCTATTCCCACACCTTATTACTCCCCTTTACCCACATGCTTCTTCAAAAATACTCAAACTTGTACATATTTAACTAAACTCTTAACTTTCTATGGTTGAGctaccaaaacaaaatacaactTGTTACTGTAACATAGTCTTAGATTCAAAGTCATAAGATctatatgaatattttcaaGATGTTTTCTCTCTTCACTCGCATgattatgataaatttaattttcagcATAACTATTTCAAGCTAAAcatacttaattttaaaattcatataacACGatcgtaaaaaaaaaaagtgattgtTAGTATATGTATTAgctttaattcttaaaaaaaatttaaccttAAATTTCTCACCCACGTATGATgttcaactaaaaaaatgaagaaaaataaatttccatACAATTATATCTCAACTCGTATGTAATGCTAGTATAACCATATCCATAATTTCACTCGTGTCAATTATTCACCTCTTTTAGATCACAagccatttatttttttctaatttaataaatgcGAGAGAACATTTTgaatctttcaattttaaaagaagcaagtgaaagttgatttttttttttttttcgctaaagaataacaaaatttaccGGGATAATACCAAACTGATTATTACTTCTGAGAAAtagatgatattttaatacCAAAATTCTTTGAAGTATCACTATcaatattattgttcttttttgtttttttggtaggaagattcaaatttagtaaaatgGTGATTTCTAGAATTATTTGGTAAACATCACTCAAAAGTTCCAAATGAACAGCTCTTGATTCTGTCCACACAAACTTTGGGATATTCAACATatgagaaaaggaaaggagagaaaagatCTTTGAACACAAACTCAACTTTAACTTcctcttattcttcttcttcttcttcccactttatttattaattaggataaACCCTTTTTCAAAGGAAACACTCAAACTGATCTTCTTATTGGGTCGTTTGTTTTAAAGCTTTCTAAAATGACCCTCCTAGATATACCTTTAAAATCGCTCAACTACATATACACATTTGAATAGAAACATAAGAACTAGctttttaacttcaaaatacATGTCAATTATCATAAAGTTATACTTCatcaaaactatattataaaattgataagcttttatattcttttaccAACTTGTGTAAAGCTAAAGCTTGATTTCACACATacattaaaatactaaaagttattatttaactCGAGTTCAACTGTAAATAGTAAAGTTATGAGTATCCTTTTCAAGAGGGtgtaaaatcaattttttactCTCTTATTCAACTCTTAATATTCtataaatggaaaagaaaacaaaaacaaaattgagttTAGCTTTGCTCGTAGACTATCAATTaatgtataaaaattaaatatgggtattttctatattggttttcattttacttCGCATAGTACATATTCTTTTGGTCATAATAGTTATGCAAATCACTGATTTATGCAAATCACTGATTTTGTGGAAGTTTGAAAGGagtaaaatattagttttttttttcataaaaagaaaaggaaaaagaatcaaaataaaaataaactatctctatattttaaaatttgtaattaataatagtCTCAAAACTAGTCTAGGAGtactaagttttttaaaatttggaaggAAACAAGtttctttcattaattaaatgttaaaaataagaaaaatagtcgagaataatattttgagGATATGATATAGTAATTATAGCAcgttgttttagaattttaacaaaattctcttttctccattttaaatttgttattatttcaaaactaccATTCagtaacttattttttttctctttataatGTCCtgctcattatttatttattctctcacttattttgtcatttttacaaatatccGTAAAAGTAAATTGTTTATACGATGACAAATgtagtttaaaaattttaggttaaattttctttttttcaaatatttcatttcaaatgcctcaccaaaaacaaattttaaattttttttttattattttaattagttttgcatgtttattttaatttaatttcgacaatatatttgtataaattttttttgtgtgatAATCAACAACATGATTacatttctttaatatttgttggaatattgtttatttatttatttatttattttaattcacttggtatatttctttctttctttccttctttcttttttttgttctttgtaaTGTCACaggtttgtttttctttatacatataattGAATATGTTGGATCTTTCTTTACCACTTGTTTGGGTTGGTGGTTGATATATATCATTCCCTTGATATTTTCCAACAAAAGTTACCTTTTTTGGTCTTCAAGATTGAGTTAAATTGTATCTTAGTTTGTGAAGTTTGggttaaaaataaagagaaggaaaagagaaataaacaaaaatttaaaaatatatatatataattttttgattagaaagttataaaatatattttatacttaaaaagaagagatcttacaaatataataagatgaacttaaatatttacaaaatattaaaatcaatcaATGATTGATACTAACACATATCTATCAGTATGCATATAGTTACTAATAGACGTTGatagaaatatattagatagattctaaatttattatattttttcattttcgatCATTTCtcaaacataattaataaaaaattagttgaaaagagaaaaatgctACTTAACTCAAACTTTAGAAGTAGGAGTATTCATCCTATCAAAGCGACCACTACACATAAGCGACTAACTTCGTAATCTTTCTTCACTAGCTTCCTTTCATTTACTTCTATGATTCGAGTTAGAGTTTGAACATGggaagttaaaaaatatcttgaTTAGAAAACTCAGGGATCCAAACGCGAAACCTATTCTATAACAGCTATAAGTGTATAATCTTTtgtctattttaattttagattgttattattgattaATAAGTTATGAATAAAATGAGACAATTGCAAAAATAAGTTCAATGATAAAAACCTTGTTAATTCCAAGCATACAATATTGGTTTATACGAGAATCTTTCATGTAAAGAAAAGCATAATAGAACTAAAACACTGATATAGAGATAAATAGATATACTTAAAGT
This genomic interval carries:
- the LOC101204647 gene encoding 9-cis-epoxycarotenoid dioxygenase NCED2, chloroplastic — its product is MVFSSTSTSPHFVLDQKGLGFPIKPINIVKKKPNQRKEVISSALKVNSPFVFHFPKQPNKGPRITEHYTFKSRHPSHWNLLQKVASTAFDILEQAFLNNHNRNLPKNFDPHFQIVGNYAPVPEQPVSHSLPVTGVIPHWINGVYLRNGANPFFQPLSGHHLFDGDGMIHAVTIGEGRASYACRFTQTERLVQEKSIGRPVFPKAVGELHGHSGIARLLLFYARGLFGLIDHRRGTGVANAGLVYFNGRLLAMSEDDLPYQVRITPSGDLITIGRYNFEGQLNSPMVAHPKIDPDSGELFALSYNFTHKPYLKHFRLTPDGKMSPEIDIPLEIPTMIHDFAITEKFVVIPDQQVVFNLQKMLSGGSPVVYDEKKNPRFGFLPKNATDSSNLTWVDSPADTFCFHLWNAWEETESDDIVVIASCMTPPDSIFNERDEEFKAVLTEIRFNLRTGKSSSRRIISESEHVNLEVGVVNRKRVGRKTQYVYLAITDPWPKACGFAKVDVSSGEVKKYIYGDERYGGEPYFLGREMGFGCEEEDDGHIMVFVHDEKKWRSELQVVNATDLKLEACVELSSRVPYGFHGTFVHANDLIHQA